From the genome of Onthophagus taurus isolate NC chromosome 5, IU_Otau_3.0, whole genome shotgun sequence, one region includes:
- the LOC111415840 gene encoding kinesin-like protein Klp10A, which yields MFPYVVAERGSHNTTSKFLDEGRTSSNSSRECLTSWIKEDNIKTNSSNNNDSKVNMRRNSARQTNSSNTSQQPSRNTSPNTSPYKPKKFNKKETIMTEEKRKSKQLKEIELIAKNRDERRQRQAGEKAMKDAIIKEEKYNPYWEFQQMINDYRKGLEFHPLRDTDPVIENQITVCVRKRPMNDKENNRKEVDVISIPNKDVLIVHEPKQKVDLTKYLENQHFRFDYVFDENCSNYIVYKFTARPLVKTIFDGGMATCFAYGQTGSGKTHTMGGDFKGKLQNFNNGIYAFVAHDVFKIMKAKKLNCIVSASFFEIYGKLVFDLLAKKERLRVLEDGRQIVQVVGLTEKVVCKVEDVLDLIQKGSHERTSGQTSANSNSSRSHAVFQIIIRKGDDKRRVIGKFSLIDLAGNERGADTFTADRQTRLEGGDINKSLLALKECIRALGKKGAHCPFRGSKLTQVLRDSFIGENSRTCMIALISPGLASCEHSLNTLRYADRVKELVAFDVEDSHGNTPRVNPPIDEEMFSSSADEEDITDSILAELEAVNANRSVIEYCVHFHSRACELYRESQKQGYDKPKYAKDLKELVKGMIDLTNGVLTKASCMCDIIGNN from the coding sequence ATGTTTCCATATGTAGTGGCTGAAAGAGGCAGTCACAACACGACGTCCAAATTTTTAGACGAAGGTCGGACCAGCTCCAACAGTTCGCGTGAATGTTTAACATCTTGGATAAAAGAAGATAATATCAAGACCAATAGCTCAAATAATAATGATTCGAAGGTAAACATGCGAAGAAATTCGGCGAGACAAACAAACTCGTCAAACACGAGCCAACAACCATCGAGGAACACTTCGCCGAATACCTCTCcgtataaaccaaaaaaatttaacaaaaaagaaaccaTCATGACGGAAGAGAAACGAAAAtcgaaacaattaaaagaaatcgaaTTAATCGCAAAGAATCGCGACGAAAGGAGACAAAGACAAGCGGGAGAGAAAGCGATGAAAGATGCGATTATaaaggaagaaaaatataacCCATATTGGGAATTCCAACAAATGATTAACGACTACAGAAAAGGATTAGAATTTCACCCATTAAGAGACACCGACCCAGTTATAGAAAACCAAATAACAGTGTGTGTCAGAAAACGTCCAATGAacgataaagaaaataacCGAAAAGAAGTCGACGTCATCAGCATCCCAAACAAAGACGTCCTCATAGTTCACGaaccaaaacaaaaagtcGATCTCACCAAATACTTAGAAAACCAACATTTTCGATTCGATTACGTCTTCGATGAAAACTGCTCGAATTATATCGTTTATAAATTCACCGCAAGACCATTAGTAAAAACGATTTTCGATGGTGGAATGGCAACGTGTTTCGCTTATGGTCAAACTGGATCGGGGAAAACCCATACGATGGGGGGCGATTTTAAAGGAAAACTTCAAAACTTCAACAATGGGATTTACGCATTCGTAGCAcacgatgtttttaaaataatgaaagcgaaaaaattaaattgcataGTCTCGGCGAGTTTTTTCGAAATCTATGGAAAACTCGTCTTTGATTTGTTAGCGAAAAAAGAACGACTTCGCGTCCTCGAGGATGGTCGTCAAATCGTGCAAGTTGTTGGATTGACTGAAAAAGTTGTGTGTAAAGTTGAGGATGTTCTCGATTTGATACAAAAAGGGAGTCATGAAAGAACTTCGGGGCAAACTTCCGCTAATTCCAACTCATCTAGGAGTCACGcagtttttcaaataattattagaaAAGGCGATGATAAACGGAGAGttattgggaaattttctcTTATCGATTTAGCTGGAAATGAAAGAGGTGCGGATACTTTCACAGCTGATCGACAAACTAGACTCGAAGGGGgagatataaataaaagtctTTTGGCTTTAAAAGAATGTATTAGAGCGTTAGGGAAAAAAGGTGCTCATTGTCCATTTCGAGGGAGTAAATTAACTCAAGTTTTGCGAGATTCTTTCATCGGGGAGAATTCACGAACTTGTATGATTGCGTTAATTTCCCCAGGATTAGCGTCTTGCGAACATAGTCTTAACACTTTGCGCTACGCAGATCGAGTTAAGGAATTGGTCGCTTTCGATGTTGAAGATAGCCATGGTAATACTCCAAGAGTTAATCCTCCGATTGACGAAGAAATGTTTTCCTCCTCCGCTGACGAAGAAGATATAACCGATTCGATTTTGGCCGAATTAGAAGCTGTTAATGCTAATCGATCCGTAATTGAGTATTGCGTCCATTTCCATAGCAGAGCTTGCGAATTATACAGAGAGTCTCAAAAGCAAGGTTACGATAAGCCGAAATATGCCAAAGACTTGAAGGAACTCGTCAAAGGGATGATCGATCTTACCAATGGAGTTCTTACCAAAGCTTCATGTATGTGTGATATTATTGGAAACAATTAA